The Flavobacterium faecale genome has a segment encoding these proteins:
- a CDS encoding DEAD/DEAH box helicase, producing the protein MKNAIQNATLFYDYQQKDIETIFTNIESKPNQKVVYQLPTGGGKTMIFSEITRKYLSQYNKQVMILTHRNELCKQTSSTLKKLTVQNKIIGSKTKNFKTNASCYVAMVETLRNRIKDKKINTKNVGLLIIDEAHHNSFRKLTKKFKNAFIIGATATPFSSDVSKPMNTYYDSLITGESISNLIENGFLAKPKSYAYEIELNTLKTGIHGDFTVSSSNDLYGSAVMQDLLLQTYKDNANGKKTLIFNNGIAVSKQVEENFNAAGIPVRHLDNKTTDEERKEILQWFKKTKNAVLTSVSILTTGFDEPTVKHVILNRATTSITLYHQMVGRGARRLASKKTFGITDLGNNIQRFGAWEAPLDWKYIFEHPDDFAKQLHYQVVGNASSQSNAITAEMRSHFPKTLELAFDIDSHFQEAIDMDKKHKTVIQESIRQQAKMCLDNGESLSHALELAAILNPEVQWRVKQYVKCLDSASTSYKSWLMEDYQNRLEGLIKKLYPKIHAQNQLV; encoded by the coding sequence ATGAAAAATGCCATTCAAAATGCGACCTTGTTTTATGATTATCAGCAAAAAGATATCGAAACAATATTTACAAATATAGAAAGTAAACCAAATCAGAAAGTCGTGTACCAATTGCCAACAGGTGGTGGTAAAACGATGATATTTTCTGAGATTACTCGAAAGTATTTATCCCAATACAACAAGCAGGTGATGATTTTAACACATCGCAACGAACTGTGCAAGCAAACGTCTAGCACTTTAAAAAAACTGACAGTGCAAAATAAGATCATTGGTAGTAAAACTAAAAATTTTAAAACCAATGCGAGCTGTTATGTGGCAATGGTCGAAACCTTAAGAAACAGAATCAAAGACAAAAAAATCAATACTAAAAATGTTGGCTTGCTTATCATTGATGAAGCGCACCATAACTCTTTTAGAAAACTAACTAAGAAATTTAAAAACGCCTTCATAATAGGAGCTACTGCAACGCCATTTAGTTCAGATGTTTCTAAACCTATGAATACCTACTATGATAGTTTGATTACAGGCGAAAGCATTTCAAATTTAATTGAAAATGGTTTTTTGGCTAAGCCAAAGTCATACGCATACGAAATAGAACTTAACACCTTGAAAACCGGAATACATGGTGATTTTACCGTTAGTTCGTCCAATGATCTCTATGGTTCTGCGGTGATGCAAGATCTACTTTTACAGACATACAAGGACAATGCAAATGGTAAAAAAACCTTGATTTTCAATAACGGTATTGCTGTTTCAAAGCAGGTAGAAGAAAATTTTAACGCTGCTGGTATTCCAGTGAGGCACTTAGACAACAAAACTACGGATGAGGAGCGAAAAGAAATCTTGCAATGGTTTAAAAAGACAAAAAATGCGGTACTGACTTCGGTTTCTATATTAACTACTGGTTTTGATGAACCGACCGTGAAGCACGTGATTTTGAATAGAGCAACTACTTCTATCACTTTGTATCACCAAATGGTGGGACGTGGCGCGAGAAGATTAGCATCAAAAAAGACTTTTGGAATCACTGATTTAGGAAATAATATTCAGCGGTTTGGTGCTTGGGAAGCGCCGTTGGACTGGAAATATATTTTTGAACACCCAGATGACTTTGCCAAACAATTACACTATCAAGTGGTAGGCAACGCTTCATCACAATCGAATGCTATTACTGCTGAAATGCGAAGCCATTTCCCCAAAACGTTAGAATTGGCTTTTGATATAGACAGTCATTTTCAGGAAGCAATAGATATGGACAAAAAGCATAAAACTGTTATACAAGAATCAATTAGACAGCAAGCAAAAATGTGTTTGGACAATGGTGAAAGCTTGAGTCATGCACTTGAATTGGCGGCAATTTTAAATCCGGAGGTTCAGTGGCGCGTGAAGCAGTATGTAAAATGCCTAGATAGCGCCAGTACTAGTTACAAAAGTTGGTTAATGGAAGATTATCAAAATCGATTGGAAGGCTTGATTAAAAAGTTATATCCAAAAATACATGCTCAAAATCAGCTTGTTTAA
- a CDS encoding TlpA family protein disulfide reductase — MKESLGKVTIVDFWASWCGPCRVENPNVVAIYKDLHSKGLNIVGVSLDKDKSKWLEAIAKDKLTWTHVSNLKFWDEPIARQYKVESIPATFILDASGTIVAKDLRGDALRAKIVELLAK, encoded by the coding sequence TTGAAAGAAAGCCTAGGAAAAGTTACTATTGTTGATTTTTGGGCTTCATGGTGTGGACCATGTAGAGTCGAGAATCCTAATGTTGTAGCCATCTATAAAGATTTACACTCAAAAGGTTTAAATATAGTTGGAGTATCATTAGACAAAGACAAATCAAAGTGGTTGGAAGCTATCGCAAAAGATAAGTTAACATGGACTCATGTTTCTAACCTTAAGTTTTGGGATGAACCAATTGCAAGACAATATAAGGTTGAATCTATACCAGCTACTTTTATTCTTGATGCATCAGGAACCATCGTTGCAAAAGATTTAAGAGGAGATGCACTTAGAGCCAAAATTGTTGAACTTTTGGCTAAATAA
- a CDS encoding DUF4369 domain-containing protein yields MKKIFFLLSASLLLISCNKDKYTVSGTISGIENGKTIILETQDESGMGLKSIDTVKVENGKFVFEGKALEPAFHTLQIEGVQGKVPFILENGDIVITINKDSIQNAKVSGSYNNDEYVKFNEEIKVIQKKLMDFQSQNMEKMNAAQQSKDTVVINGLMQEFSKLQEEVGNASKTKYVGYAESHPKSLISALIIQGMLNDPSADIKKAEGIYNGFEESLKNTKPGKAIKTKLAEIKNPGVGAALPAPAAAEGK; encoded by the coding sequence ATGAAAAAAATATTTTTTTTACTTTCTGCTTCTCTTTTATTAATTTCTTGTAATAAAGACAAGTACACCGTTTCAGGAACTATCTCAGGAATTGAAAACGGAAAAACCATTATCCTTGAAACACAAGACGAAAGCGGAATGGGATTAAAATCAATTGATACTGTAAAAGTTGAAAATGGTAAGTTTGTATTTGAAGGTAAAGCTTTAGAACCTGCTTTCCATACGTTGCAAATTGAAGGAGTACAAGGAAAAGTACCTTTTATCCTTGAGAACGGTGATATTGTAATCACAATAAACAAAGACAGCATCCAAAACGCTAAAGTTTCAGGATCATATAACAATGATGAGTACGTGAAATTCAATGAAGAGATTAAAGTAATCCAAAAGAAATTAATGGATTTCCAATCTCAAAACATGGAGAAAATGAACGCTGCTCAACAATCAAAAGATACTGTAGTAATCAATGGTTTAATGCAAGAGTTCTCTAAACTTCAAGAAGAAGTTGGAAATGCATCTAAAACTAAATATGTTGGATATGCTGAATCTCACCCAAAATCGTTAATCAGTGCTTTGATTATTCAAGGTATGTTAAACGATCCTAGTGCAGATATTAAAAAAGCAGAAGGAATCTACAATGGATTTGAAGAATCTTTGAAAAACACTAAACCAGGTAAAGCAATCAAAACTAAACTTGCTGAAATTAAAAACCCAGGAGTTGGGGCAGCTTTACCAGCGCCAGCAGCTGCTGAAGGTAAATGA
- a CDS encoding anti-sigma factor, protein MENKEYIESGILELYVYGLLSESENVEVANKAKNDPLINEEIIAIEKSIVALSSSFAPFNSVGNYEKIKAKLDLTSESKVIDFEPKRSLSPYIGWAAAVLLLIGVGYQYSQLSSSNNQVVNATTEKAKMEKELNTLTLENKAIESSLAIIRDSNNTVVALGGQAVAPESSAKIYWNKGTQKVFVDASGLPEPPKGMVYQVWALKLNPLTPTSIGLLDNFVANNQRIFAVDGTNDAEAFGITLEPAGGSLSPTMEQLYTLGKV, encoded by the coding sequence ATGGAAAATAAAGAATATATAGAATCTGGAATTTTGGAACTTTACGTTTACGGCTTGCTTAGTGAGTCTGAAAACGTTGAAGTGGCCAACAAAGCCAAAAACGACCCCTTGATTAACGAAGAAATAATTGCTATCGAAAAATCTATCGTGGCTTTATCCTCTAGTTTTGCACCGTTTAATTCGGTAGGAAATTATGAGAAGATAAAAGCAAAACTAGATTTAACATCAGAATCGAAAGTTATCGATTTTGAACCAAAAAGAAGCCTCAGTCCTTATATTGGATGGGCGGCAGCAGTTTTACTACTTATAGGTGTCGGGTACCAATACAGCCAATTAAGTTCTAGCAACAACCAAGTGGTAAATGCGACAACTGAAAAAGCTAAAATGGAAAAAGAGCTGAACACACTAACACTTGAAAACAAAGCGATTGAATCAAGTTTAGCCATCATTAGAGACAGTAACAATACCGTAGTGGCATTGGGAGGACAAGCAGTCGCTCCTGAGTCATCTGCAAAAATTTACTGGAACAAAGGCACTCAAAAAGTTTTTGTAGATGCTAGCGGATTACCTGAACCTCCAAAAGGAATGGTATATCAAGTATGGGCATTAAAACTGAACCCACTAACGCCTACAAGTATAGGTTTATTGGATAATTTTGTAGCCAATAATCAACGTATCTTTGCTGTGGATGGAACCAATGATGCTGAGGCGTTTGGAATCACATTAGAGCCTGCTGGTGGAAGCTTAAGTCCGACAATGGAGCAGCTATACACCTTAGGAAAGGTATAA
- a CDS encoding RNA polymerase sigma factor: MTQEDLLVLIYKKDERAFTHLYDMYSKSLFAVINVLVKNTEEAEDVLQDVFVKIWKNIDSYNESKGRFYTWILNIARNTSIDKLRSKNFNNSQKNLSSDNFVNLLEDSTKAANKVDTIGIQEFVKRLKPKCIQIIDLLFFKGYTQQEAAEELAIPLGTVKTHNRNCINDLRTYLKV; encoded by the coding sequence ATGACCCAAGAAGATTTATTAGTTTTAATTTATAAAAAAGACGAAAGGGCTTTTACACATCTATATGATATGTATTCCAAGAGTTTATTTGCTGTTATAAATGTTTTGGTAAAGAATACCGAAGAAGCAGAGGATGTTTTGCAAGACGTATTTGTAAAGATCTGGAAGAACATCGATTCATATAACGAAAGTAAAGGGCGTTTCTACACATGGATTTTAAATATTGCTCGAAATACATCCATTGATAAACTTCGTTCTAAAAACTTTAACAACAGTCAAAAAAACCTTTCTTCAGATAATTTCGTAAATCTATTAGAAGACAGCACAAAAGCGGCTAACAAAGTGGATACAATAGGTATTCAAGAATTTGTAAAGAGATTAAAGCCAAAGTGCATTCAGATCATCGATTTACTATTCTTTAAAGGTTACACGCAACAAGAAGCTGCAGAAGAACTTGCAATACCTCTAGGAACAGTAAAAACACACAATAGGAATTGTATAAATGATTTAAGAACCTATTTGAAAGTATAA
- the menD gene encoding 2-succinyl-5-enolpyruvyl-6-hydroxy-3-cyclohexene-1-carboxylic-acid synthase — protein MIYPKIPLAQSIIEICLAKGVTQIIISPGSRNAPLTIGFVNNPNFTCYSIADERCAAFFALGIAQQTKTVVALVCTSGSALLNYYPAFSEAFYSQIPLLVISADRPQSKIDIGDGQTIRQENVYSNHSIFNANLTAEASFENDSKISQAIDAALYQKGPVHINAPFEEPLYETVSELSVSPQVTAFAKVPLQLHTHDLENYASIWNKASKKLVLVGVSDPNQIDQEVIDWFANDPSVVVMTETTSNLNHPTFISNIDSIITPFTEEDFEAFRPDILLTYGGMIVSKRIKAFLRKYKPAAHWHVDALRAYDTFGALTDHVHQEANLFFKEFIPYTQNVASSYFEKLDAIERLRNKRTKEYLGKIGFSDFVVFEKVIAGLLKNSQLQISNSSAIRYAQLVEIDASIEVFCNRGTSGIDGSSSTAIGAAVANNKQTTLLTGDIGFLYDSNALWNNYIAPNFKIIIVNNGGGGIFRILPGHQETPVFNTFFETSHQLTAEHLAKMYQFDYCAVDNVIDLETALQNVFASNDKPSILEIFTPTLDNDKILLQFFKELL, from the coding sequence ATGATATATCCAAAAATACCTTTAGCGCAAAGCATCATCGAAATATGTTTGGCCAAAGGAGTTACCCAAATAATAATTTCTCCTGGTTCTCGAAATGCTCCATTGACAATTGGTTTTGTCAATAATCCAAATTTCACCTGTTATAGTATCGCTGATGAGAGATGTGCGGCGTTTTTCGCTCTTGGCATCGCCCAGCAAACTAAAACTGTGGTGGCACTAGTGTGTACCTCTGGATCGGCTTTACTCAATTACTATCCTGCATTTTCAGAAGCATTCTATAGTCAAATTCCGCTATTGGTTATTTCTGCAGATAGGCCACAGTCTAAAATTGACATTGGAGATGGTCAAACCATTCGACAAGAAAATGTCTACAGTAATCATTCGATTTTTAATGCAAATTTGACAGCAGAAGCTTCTTTCGAAAATGATTCAAAGATCAGCCAAGCTATTGATGCTGCCTTATATCAAAAAGGACCTGTACATATAAATGCTCCTTTCGAAGAGCCTTTGTACGAAACCGTTTCTGAGTTATCGGTATCGCCACAGGTTACCGCTTTCGCGAAAGTGCCATTGCAGCTGCATACTCATGATCTCGAAAACTATGCTTCAATTTGGAATAAAGCCAGCAAAAAATTAGTTTTGGTAGGAGTGAGCGATCCAAATCAAATTGATCAAGAGGTTATTGATTGGTTTGCCAATGATCCTTCAGTGGTGGTCATGACCGAAACTACCTCCAATTTGAATCATCCTACTTTTATTTCGAATATTGATTCGATCATTACACCTTTTACAGAGGAAGATTTTGAAGCTTTTCGCCCAGACATCTTACTAACTTATGGAGGTATGATTGTTTCTAAACGAATCAAAGCTTTTTTACGCAAGTATAAACCCGCTGCGCATTGGCACGTAGATGCCTTGCGTGCCTACGATACATTTGGTGCATTGACGGATCATGTTCATCAGGAAGCAAATTTATTTTTTAAAGAGTTTATACCTTACACGCAAAATGTGGCTAGTAGCTATTTTGAAAAATTGGATGCTATTGAACGTTTACGAAACAAAAGAACAAAGGAATATTTAGGTAAAATAGGATTTTCGGATTTTGTCGTTTTCGAAAAAGTGATTGCAGGATTACTAAAAAATAGTCAATTGCAAATCAGTAATAGTTCGGCTATTCGCTATGCGCAATTGGTAGAAATTGATGCTAGTATTGAAGTGTTCTGTAATAGAGGAACAAGCGGAATTGATGGGAGTAGTTCAACGGCAATAGGAGCAGCTGTCGCTAATAATAAACAAACAACATTGCTAACGGGTGATATTGGTTTCTTGTATGATAGTAATGCACTGTGGAATAATTATATTGCACCCAATTTTAAAATTATAATTGTTAATAATGGTGGAGGAGGAATCTTTAGAATCTTGCCTGGTCACCAAGAGACACCTGTATTCAATACTTTTTTTGAAACCTCGCATCAATTAACAGCAGAACATTTGGCAAAAATGTATCAGTTTGACTATTGCGCTGTTGATAATGTTATAGACTTAGAAACTGCTTTACAAAACGTGTTTGCATCCAATGATAAGCCGAGTATTCTAGAGATATTTACCCCTACACTAGATAATGACAAAATTTTGCTTCAATTTTTTAAAGAACTACTGTAG
- a CDS encoding DUF2853 family protein — protein sequence MSAREDLIVKYAADLKDKCGVTPDMDLLTKVTIGCGPSIYNKDASTVAGSQQSELDTVKNNFLIKKLGLTDGPELDAGIDAVIEKYGRSNGNKHRAVVYYLLAVHFKKESIYN from the coding sequence ATGAGTGCAAGAGAAGACCTTATTGTAAAATATGCAGCAGATTTAAAAGACAAATGTGGTGTAACTCCAGATATGGATTTGTTAACGAAAGTAACTATTGGATGTGGACCATCTATTTATAACAAAGATGCAAGTACGGTTGCAGGAAGCCAGCAATCAGAATTGGACACGGTTAAAAATAATTTCTTGATTAAGAAGTTAGGTTTAACAGATGGACCTGAATTAGATGCAGGAATCGATGCTGTTATTGAAAAATATGGTCGTTCGAACGGAAATAAACATAGAGCGGTAGTGTATTACCTTCTAGCAGTGCACTTTAAAAAAGAAAGTATTTATAATTAA
- a CDS encoding DUF6913 domain-containing protein: MPSRERNMLWNYLKELVVKRKVKASLNTEKSTTDNSTIKTVGLLIDENYFSEKQQLIEGVIANGIAKENIKVVVFKNKAQKLISENVVFCSPKNLSWQGGINNEAVKAFIATDFDLLINYYDIEKAMLLVITQQSKARFKVGFSSVDRKLNDLTITSDAENYQVFIHELFRYLKILNKI; encoded by the coding sequence TTGCCTAGTAGAGAAAGGAATATGCTGTGGAATTATTTAAAGGAATTAGTAGTTAAGAGGAAGGTGAAAGCCAGTTTGAATACTGAGAAAAGCACTACGGATAATAGTACTATAAAAACAGTTGGATTGTTGATTGATGAAAATTATTTTTCAGAAAAACAACAATTAATCGAAGGTGTTATAGCCAATGGAATAGCAAAAGAGAACATTAAAGTAGTTGTTTTTAAGAATAAAGCTCAAAAACTAATTTCAGAAAATGTAGTTTTTTGTTCTCCTAAAAATCTTAGCTGGCAAGGAGGAATAAATAATGAAGCTGTGAAAGCATTTATAGCAACTGATTTTGATTTATTGATTAATTATTATGACATTGAAAAAGCAATGTTGTTGGTAATTACACAACAATCAAAAGCGAGATTTAAAGTAGGCTTTTCATCTGTGGATAGAAAATTAAATGATCTGACAATCACAAGTGACGCAGAGAATTACCAAGTTTTTATCCATGAACTTTTTCGATACTTAAAAATATTAAATAAAATATAA
- the dapA gene encoding 4-hydroxy-tetrahydrodipicolinate synthase: MQSLIGTGAALITPFKADLTIDTEALSKIVDFSIDGGIEYLVVLGTTAETATLSPDEKELVIKTVLEANSGRVPLVLGLGGNDTYKLVEELKTRDFSGFEAILSVSPFYNKPTQEGIYQHYKAVAEASPLPVIIYNVPGRTASNMLPATVIRLANDCKNIVGLKEAAGDLVQAMEIIKNKPKDFLVISGDDMIALPMILAGGVGIITVVGQCFPTAFSEMVRLGLNRKVDEAFAIHYKLTNCIDMIFEQGNPAGIKQVFKSQGIAENYVRLPLVPVDESLAGRIDSFVADFDK; encoded by the coding sequence ATGCAATCATTAATAGGAACTGGAGCCGCACTAATAACCCCATTCAAAGCAGATTTAACAATCGATACAGAGGCGCTGTCTAAGATTGTAGATTTCTCAATAGATGGAGGCATAGAATATCTTGTAGTTTTAGGGACTACAGCTGAGACTGCTACACTAAGTCCTGATGAGAAGGAATTGGTAATCAAAACAGTACTTGAAGCAAATAGTGGTAGAGTGCCCTTAGTTTTAGGCTTAGGAGGGAACGATACCTATAAATTGGTTGAAGAATTAAAAACCAGAGATTTCTCTGGATTTGAAGCTATACTTTCTGTTTCACCATTTTACAATAAACCGACTCAAGAAGGAATTTACCAGCATTACAAAGCAGTAGCCGAGGCTTCTCCGCTACCTGTTATCATATATAACGTACCAGGTAGAACAGCTAGTAATATGTTACCAGCAACGGTAATAAGACTAGCCAACGATTGTAAGAACATTGTAGGCTTAAAAGAAGCAGCAGGAGATTTGGTACAAGCGATGGAAATCATAAAAAATAAACCAAAGGATTTCTTGGTTATTTCTGGTGATGATATGATAGCTTTACCTATGATTTTGGCAGGTGGAGTAGGGATAATTACTGTTGTTGGACAATGTTTTCCAACGGCTTTTTCAGAAATGGTGCGTTTAGGTTTGAATAGAAAAGTAGATGAAGCTTTTGCTATTCATTACAAATTAACAAACTGTATTGATATGATTTTTGAACAAGGTAATCCTGCTGGTATTAAGCAAGTGTTTAAATCACAAGGTATTGCTGAAAATTACGTACGCTTACCTTTAGTCCCTGTAGACGAATCATTAGCGGGAAGAATTGATTCTTTCGTCGCTGATTTTGATAAATAA
- a CDS encoding outer membrane protein assembly factor BamD, whose product MKKLVSVLLIAVVFTSCNEYQKALKNEDIAVKYEMGTKLYDAGKYTKAIRLFEQVATTYRGKPQAEKLFYMFSQSYFKTNQFYLAGYQFESFTSSYPKSEKSEEAAFLGAKSYSKLSPTYSLDQTDTNKAIEKLQNFIDTYPNSTYLPEANEIVKGLAEKIEKKVYENARGYNTISDYKSALVALDNFINDYPGTPYKEDALYYRLDSAYKLGINSVPDKMEERLLVAKKAYTNLVKFKEGTKYKQKADEMLARIEQDLQKFTK is encoded by the coding sequence ATGAAAAAATTAGTATCAGTACTACTTATTGCAGTTGTGTTTACTTCTTGCAATGAATATCAAAAAGCATTGAAAAATGAAGATATTGCTGTTAAGTACGAAATGGGAACTAAATTGTACGATGCAGGTAAGTATACCAAAGCGATTCGATTGTTTGAGCAAGTAGCAACTACGTATCGAGGAAAACCTCAAGCCGAAAAGTTATTCTATATGTTTTCTCAATCGTATTTTAAAACTAATCAGTTTTATTTGGCTGGATATCAATTTGAAAGTTTTACTTCGAGTTATCCAAAAAGTGAAAAATCAGAAGAAGCAGCCTTTTTGGGTGCAAAAAGTTATTCTAAACTATCACCAACGTATAGCTTAGATCAGACAGATACAAATAAAGCGATAGAAAAACTTCAAAACTTTATTGATACCTATCCCAATTCAACTTATTTGCCAGAGGCGAATGAAATTGTAAAAGGATTAGCTGAAAAAATCGAGAAGAAAGTATACGAAAACGCTAGAGGTTATAATACAATCTCTGACTATAAATCAGCTTTGGTGGCGTTAGATAATTTTATAAATGATTATCCAGGGACTCCATATAAAGAAGATGCATTGTATTACAGATTAGATTCTGCATACAAATTAGGTATAAACAGTGTTCCAGACAAAATGGAAGAGCGCTTATTAGTAGCTAAAAAAGCGTATACTAATTTGGTTAAGTTCAAAGAAGGTACAAAATACAAACAAAAGGCTGATGAAATGTTAGCTAGAATAGAACAAGATTTACAAAAATTTACTAAATAA
- a CDS encoding DNA-directed RNA polymerase subunit omega: MDLKKTNAPVNTITYNKTVIEEPTGNVYEAITIMAKRANQINSEIKKELTEKLEEFATYNDSLEEVFENKEQIEVSKFYEKLPKPHALAVQEWLDGKIYHRDSNK; this comes from the coding sequence ATGGATTTAAAAAAGACGAACGCTCCAGTAAATACAATAACGTATAATAAAACAGTTATTGAAGAGCCTACTGGGAATGTGTATGAAGCGATTACCATTATGGCTAAAAGAGCAAACCAAATTAACTCTGAAATCAAAAAAGAATTGACAGAGAAATTAGAAGAGTTTGCTACTTATAATGACAGTCTTGAAGAGGTTTTTGAAAACAAAGAACAAATCGAAGTTTCAAAATTCTATGAAAAATTACCTAAGCCACATGCATTAGCAGTTCAAGAATGGTTAGACGGTAAAATTTACCACAGAGATTCAAACAAATAA
- the coaBC gene encoding bifunctional phosphopantothenoylcysteine decarboxylase/phosphopantothenate--cysteine ligase CoaBC, with translation MSVLNGKKILLGVSGGIAAYKTASLVRLFIKAGAHVQVIMTPASKDFVTPLTLATLSKNPVFSSFYNDEDQEAEWNNHVELGLWADLMIIAPATANTMAKMTAGICDNLVIATYLSAKCPVYVAPAMDLDMYKHPSTIQSLSSLDSFGNFVIPAESGELASGLSGEGRMAEPENIVSFIEKELESKLPLRGKKILITAGPTYEAIDPVRFIGNHSSGKMGFDIAHSAANLGAEVILVSGPTNFKSNHSGIKVIPVVTAQEMYDACHEYFATVDVAIAAAAVADYRPKNVATQKIKKAAVNFVIEMEKTKDILLSMGELKKNQFLIGFALETENEIENAKLKIQKKNLDLIVLNSLQDEGAGFKKATNKVTFIDKDFNIEPMELKSKEAVADDILNKIKAYFHE, from the coding sequence ATGTCAGTTTTAAACGGTAAGAAAATTTTACTAGGTGTTTCTGGTGGGATTGCTGCCTATAAAACAGCCTCATTAGTACGACTCTTTATAAAAGCAGGTGCACATGTCCAAGTGATAATGACACCTGCTTCTAAGGATTTTGTAACGCCACTTACGTTGGCAACCCTTTCAAAAAATCCTGTATTTTCAAGTTTTTACAACGATGAAGATCAAGAAGCAGAATGGAATAACCATGTCGAACTAGGTCTTTGGGCCGATTTGATGATTATTGCTCCCGCTACTGCCAATACCATGGCAAAAATGACTGCAGGTATTTGTGATAACTTAGTTATTGCTACCTATTTGTCTGCAAAATGTCCTGTATATGTCGCACCCGCAATGGATCTGGATATGTACAAACATCCCTCAACGATTCAAAGTTTATCATCCTTAGATTCTTTTGGTAATTTTGTTATTCCAGCTGAGTCAGGTGAGCTAGCAAGCGGACTTTCAGGTGAAGGCCGTATGGCAGAACCAGAAAATATCGTCTCTTTTATAGAAAAAGAACTTGAAAGTAAGCTCCCACTTAGAGGAAAGAAAATTTTAATTACCGCTGGACCAACTTATGAAGCGATTGATCCTGTTCGTTTTATAGGGAATCATTCTTCTGGCAAAATGGGGTTTGATATTGCACATAGTGCTGCAAATTTAGGTGCAGAGGTAATATTAGTTTCCGGTCCTACAAATTTCAAATCAAATCACTCAGGAATTAAAGTTATTCCGGTTGTAACTGCGCAAGAGATGTATGATGCATGTCATGAGTACTTTGCTACTGTTGACGTAGCAATTGCAGCTGCAGCTGTTGCCGATTACCGACCAAAAAATGTCGCTACTCAAAAGATTAAAAAAGCGGCAGTTAATTTTGTTATCGAAATGGAAAAAACCAAAGACATTTTATTGTCTATGGGGGAATTGAAAAAAAATCAGTTTTTGATCGGTTTTGCTTTGGAGACAGAAAATGAAATTGAGAATGCGAAGCTGAAAATTCAGAAAAAAAACTTAGATTTGATAGTTCTCAATTCACTGCAAGATGAAGGCGCTGGATTTAAAAAAGCAACTAACAAAGTTACTTTTATAGATAAAGATTTCAACATTGAACCTATGGAACTAAAATCCAAGGAAGCAGTTGCAGATGATATTTTAAACAAAATAAAAGCCTATTTTCATGAATAA